The nucleotide sequence AGGAGATTAGAGGAGGCTTCGATTAGACTAATCGGAATGAAGGACAGCACTAAGGAGGAAGTTGGGTCAGGATAGTGAGATGGATCAAAGTAGCTACCTGACCCCCGATACGAACAGAACCAGAAAGGGGAAGCGCATTCATAAGATCGTCTACGGCCCACAGCACTGTATCGCATGCAGCGCCGTGCGTATTGGCGGGCACAATGCCGATTTACTACAAAGCGGAACTCCGGGCCAAGATGTATGAAGTAAAGGAGAATTACCAACAAGAACATTGTGAGAGTCGGCCTAGAGCAGGAATTGCCTCAAATTTCGTGGAAAGCATGAGGGCAGTGAAAGAACGTATAGACGACAAGTGGAGGGAAGAATGGAGCTCTTATAGAAATGACAATTGGACGAAGTAACTAAGAGGAGACGCTTGTACTTTCAAGAAgtgtaagaaaaaatattgatcATTGGACGATACAACTATTGACCGGACACGGGATATTCAACGTGTACCGTAGGACGACCAGCAAAGAGGTTCATTCCAGATGCTGGGATTGCGACACAGAAGGGAGGACACGGAGCATGCGTTGTTACACTGCCGTAGGTGGATCTTCGGCAGGACCAAATTGGGGAGCCATGTCGGCACGCCATTAACGACGGAAAATATTATTGAAGAGGTAATCAAGATGACAACTGGACTAAGTTCCAGGCATTCTACGAAAGAATTATTATGGGGAGACGAAAGCAGAAGATGGATATAGAAAAAAGACGAACAAGAGCcaatagaaatggaaataattgaaaagatGTAACGAATGAGGGGTACATGCTAGGGTTAATCCTGAAGAATGCTGAAAGGCGCTTCCGGGGTTGGTACCTGTACGTTAAGAAGAGCGGTCAGACGaggggtttttagtgggtatggcgTTCCACCTGCTGAGTCCCCCTTAACTCAGTGACGCGGGTCACTGGGTATGCATGCATTTTGCCCTCCTCGTGAAAAAAAGGCCAGGGAGCCACAGGATTATTGATTGCGGATGAGGATGAATATATAAGTAGGGTGTCACTAGAGTGAAGTCACTTGCGGTCCTTGACGTAAAGTCCGGGAGGTTCAAACTAGGAGAACCCAATGTGAAATCCGAAAGCCACTGGGAAAAACGGCGTAGATGAACTCAATGACGtgctattatttattaattatttatggagGGAAAggattaaaggaaatattaatacTTTGTACTCGAAAATTCTATGCGGTAACCAAAAAAAGTAGCTACGGTCAAGACATGTAGCTAAACCATGGGAGAAAGAGAACAAAGCTAAAGGCTAAAACATTATATACTGGTGGACACGGGAGATTGAGATGGGTGGGAAAGAACTGATCAAGAAAAGGCATATTTTGAAAACTTTGAAATAGAGAAGTACACTACACCTAGAAGAGTTTCGTAGTGCTGAGAGAAGGAATGGCTAAAAATGAGGGGAAATGACATGATGTACTCGGTTAAACTTCGGCCTAGCTAGGAAGTTAAAAGAGTTAGTTCGAAAGTAACTCTAGGTTATGCGCGCGCTCATGATCACGCCACCCGAGGAGGAGAGAGTGGAGAACGACGAATTGGAAATTGTACAATTACCCTCATCCCCCGGGGATCCCTGACGCCTAACCAACAAGAATTTGGTACTTTCTAGGCTGTGCAGTTTCTacgaatatttacattttttgaaaaaaaggGAAATTCTCAACTGCTTCAGGCAATGCGCAATACGCACCCagaagaaaaagtaaagaaatacgAGGGTTTCTGTGAAAATGTTGGACGGACAGGTATACGATtgtattaaatacattataatttgttaaaaaataccCTGATCCCTCCATCACATGCCTATAACAATAACAACGGTGGCATCAGAAAATGTTAATcgagtaaacaaattaaataacaaaacgtTCCCAGGAATTCCTTGAAATCCTACCATCATGTATTTGTATTTGAGTATTTTGCGTATCTGTGGTAAAGTTAATCAGCCAGTTTTAAAACATAGGACTCGTTGAATTCGTCAGAAATGAGTAAAGGTAATATGGAATAATTGTCGTTAGTTAtcatttcttaaataaaatacattaccAGGAACGAGTGTCTTGAGCAATTTATCCAGTTTTTTGCATAATTCTATTTTCTCGATGAGAAGATCTGTTTCAACTGCTGCTAATCCTCCAGTTTGTTGTCCAATCAATTGAGCCAGAGCAATCGTTACATCAATATTGTAAAAATGATTTGGGTGGAGGGTACTTTCGTAACGACTTATAAATTCTTTACATGCAATAATGTCATTTTTCTTGATAGTTGAAAGGTATATACCAATATCTTCTaacattttttcaatttccacATAAGGAACAATTGATTCACAAATTTTGCATATATAATCCTGTTCCTGttcaaaaaatgttttgggtAATATGTATCCTGGACAATTCCTGGAAAGAAGTAAACAGATCAAATC is from Bombus vancouverensis nearcticus chromosome 17, iyBomVanc1_principal, whole genome shotgun sequence and encodes:
- the LOC143303888 gene encoding uncharacterized protein LOC143303888 — its product is MFNALRCNRMNCPGYILPKTFFEQEQDYICKICESIVPYVEIEKMLEDIGIYLSTIKKNDIIACKEFISRYESTLHPNHFYNIDVTIALAQLIGQQTGGLAAVETDLLIEKIELCKKLDKLLKTLVPAENRIRGLILFELHAAHADLSRRHTEMEILVPLLQESKKYLVDGYQLLKYEPKILPEGKIAQHAEQNFHEINKLLKRFTVT